One window of the Eucalyptus grandis isolate ANBG69807.140 chromosome 8, ASM1654582v1, whole genome shotgun sequence genome contains the following:
- the LOC104456533 gene encoding xyloglucan endotransglucosylase/hydrolase protein 2 has protein sequence MALLKFAGFLLLLWLLFIGEAVHASSASFDENYRITWGYDHITPLDGGQEIQLSMDASSGSGFASKKSYGSGFFHMEMKLPGRNSAGVVTTFYLILHGNRHDELDFEFLGNREGKPITLQTNVFADGVGNREQRFLLWFDPTADFHSYKILWNHHQIVFYVDDIPIRVFKNNKRIGVPYPTQPMQIEATLWNGDSWATDGGQTKIDWSYAPFRAQYRGFNISGCEFQSQDPRHCYSSAYWWNSWSHWSLDEEQDRQLDNVRKNFMSYDYCTDRSRYPVPPPECI, from the exons ATGGCGCTCTTGAAGTTTGCCggctttctcctcctcctctggcTTCTTTTCATCGGTGAAGCGGTTCATGCGAGCAGCGCAAGCTTCGATGAGAACTACCGAATAACATGGGGTTACGATCACATCACGCCTTTGGATGGCGGCCAAGAGATTCAGCTCTCAATGGATGCTTCTTCTG GATCGGGGTTCGCGTCGAAGAAGAGCTACGGATCTGGATTTTTCCACATGGAGATGAAGCTGCCGGGGAGGAATTCCGCCGGAGTCGTCACCACTTTTTAC CTGATTTTGCACGGGAATAGGCATGACGAGTTGGACTTCGAATTCCTAGGCAACAGGGAAGGCAAACCGATCACGCTACAGACCAATGTGTTTGCAGATGGAGTTGGCAATAGGGAGCAGAGGTTCCTGCTCTGGTTTGATCCGACAGCTGATTTTCACTCTTACAAGATCCTTTGGAATCATCATCAGATCGT GTTTTACGTGGATGACATCCCCATAAGAGTGTTCAAGAACAACAAGCGGATCGGAGTGCCCTACCCGACGCAGCCCATGCAGATTGAGGCAACCCTGTGGAATGGGGATAGCTGGGCGACGGATGGGGGCCAGACCAAGATAGATTGGAGCTACGCGCCGTTCCGGGCCCAATACCGAGGCTTCAACATCTCCGGCTGCGAGTTCCAGAGCCAAGACCCCCGCCACTGCTACTCCTCGGCCTACTGGTGGAACTCGTGGAGTCACTGGAGTTTGGACGAGGAGCAAGATAGGCAGCTCGACAACGTGAGGAAGAATTTCATGAGCTACGACTACTGCACAGACAGGTCTAGATATCCCGTGCCGCCGCCCGAGTGTATTTAA
- the LOC104416315 gene encoding xyloglucan endotransglucosylase/hydrolase protein 2 produces MALSKFAGFLLLLFIGGAVRASGTSFDENYQITWGYDHVAPLDGGQEIQLSMDASSGSGFASKKSYRSGFFNMEIKLPGRNSAGVVTTFFLTSQGDRRDELDFEFLGNREGKPITLQTNVFTDGVGNREQRFLLWFDPTADFHSYKMLWNHHQIVFYVDDIPIRVFENKKRIRVPYPTQPMQIEASLWNGDSWATDGGQTKIDWSYAPFQAQYRGFDVSGCEFQSQDPRHCYSSANWWNSWSHWSLDEEQNRQLENVRKNFMNYDYCTDRSRYPVPPPECP; encoded by the exons ATGGCGCTCTCGAAGTTTGCCggctttctcctcctccttttcatCGGCGGAGCAGTTCGTGCGAGCGGCACGAGCTTCGATGAGAACTACCAAATAACATGGGGTTACGATCACGTCGCGCCTTTGGATGGCGGCCAAGAAATTCAGCTCTCAATGGATGCTTCTTCTG GGTCGGGGTTCGCATCGAAGAAGAGCTATCGATCTGGATTCTTCAACATGGAGATAAAGCTGCCAGGGAGGAATTCCGCCGGAGTCGTCACCACTTTCTTC CTAACTTCGCAAGGGGACCGGCGTGATGAGTTGGACTTTGAATTCCTAGGCAACAGGGAAGGCAAGCCGATCACACTGCAAACCAATGTGTTCACAGATGGAGTTGGCAATAGGGAGCAGAGGTTTCTCCTCTGGTTCGATCCGACAGCTGATTTTCACTCTTACAAGATGCTCTGGAATCATCATCAGATCGT GTTTTACGTGGATGACATCCCCATAAGAGTGTTTGAGAACAAGAAGCGGATCAGAGTGCCCTACCCGACGCAGCCCATGCAGATCGAGGCAAGTTTGTGGAACGGGGATAGCTGGGCGACGGACGGCGGCCAGACCAAGATTGATTGGAGCTATGCGCCATTCCAGGCCCAATACCGAGGCTTTGATGTCTCCGGCTGCGAGTTCCAGAGCCAAGACCCCCGCCATTGCTATTCCTCGGCCAACTGGTGGAACTCGTGGAGTCACTGGAGTTTGGACGAGGAGCAAAATAGGCAGCTCGAGAACGTGAGGAAGAATTTCATGAACTATGACTACTGCACAGACAGGTCCAGATACCCTGTGCCGCCGCCCGAGTGTCCTTAA
- the LOC104456534 gene encoding small ubiquitin-related modifier 1 gives MSATGGGGSGQEEDKKPGDQAAHINLKVKGQDGNEVFFRIKRSTQLRKLMTAYCDRQSVELNSIAFLFDGRRLRGEQTPDELEMEDGDEIDAMLHQTGGY, from the exons atgtctgcgacgggcggcggcggcagcggtcAGGAGGAGGACAAGAAGCCCGGCGATCAGGCCGCCCACATCAATCTGAAAGTCAAGGGCCAG GATGGTAATGAGGTCTTTTTTAGGATCAAACGAAGCACCCAGTTGAGGAAACTCATGACCGCGTACTGCGATAGGCAATCTGTGGAGTTAAACTCCATTGCTTTCTTATTTGATGGGCGTAGACTTCGTGGTGAGCAGACTCCTGATGAG CTCGAGATGGAGGATGGTGATGAAATCGACGCAATGCTCCACCAAACTGGGGGATACTGA